The following proteins come from a genomic window of Paenibacillus spongiae:
- the kdpA gene encoding potassium-transporting ATPase subunit KdpA — translation MDILQIVIVIIVLMLLVKPLGTYVYHVFSNESNWTDRIFGGMERAIYKLIGLKKREGMTWKIYALSIIATNVVLVAIGYLLLRVQGGLWLNPSGNGNMESTLAFNTIISFVTNTNLQHYSGESGVTYLTQMAVITMMMFTSAATGFAVAVAFVRGITSKGTTIGNFFEDFVKGIMRIFLPFSFIMTLVLVALQVPQTLNPTLVVTTLQGVTQHIPLGPVASLETIKHIGTNGGGFFGVNSAHPFENPNGITNVLEILMMWAMPASLPYMFGRFARNTKQGWVIFTAMMALFLVFLSLTYFSEKAGSPAMNAMGFDASQGSMEGKEVRFGIAQSALFTTVTTAATTGSVNNMHDTLTPLGGIAPLAQMMLNCVFGGKGVGLINMLMYAMLGVFICGLMVGRTPEFLGRKIEPREMKLLAIAILVHPLIILAPTAIAFLTDLGSGSITNPGFHGISQVLYEYTSSAANNGSGFEGLADNTPFWNITTGLVMFFGRYISMMAMLAVAGSFVRKTHVPETIGTFRTDNALFTGIIIGTVLLIGALTFLPVIALGPVAEYLTLR, via the coding sequence ATGGATATCTTGCAAATCGTCATCGTCATTATTGTCCTGATGCTGCTGGTAAAGCCGCTGGGCACGTATGTCTATCATGTGTTCTCGAATGAATCGAATTGGACGGACCGCATATTCGGAGGCATGGAACGGGCGATCTATAAGCTGATCGGGCTGAAGAAGCGGGAAGGCATGACGTGGAAGATTTATGCGCTTAGCATCATCGCCACCAATGTCGTGCTTGTCGCGATCGGTTATTTACTGCTGCGGGTACAGGGCGGATTATGGCTTAACCCGAGCGGTAACGGAAATATGGAATCAACGCTTGCTTTCAATACGATTATCAGCTTTGTGACCAACACGAACCTGCAGCATTACAGCGGGGAGTCTGGCGTTACCTACCTCACCCAGATGGCCGTCATCACGATGATGATGTTCACGTCGGCAGCCACGGGATTCGCCGTTGCGGTCGCTTTCGTGCGGGGGATCACGAGCAAAGGGACGACGATCGGCAACTTTTTCGAAGACTTCGTGAAAGGGATCATGCGGATCTTCCTGCCCTTCTCGTTCATCATGACGCTCGTTCTTGTGGCGCTCCAAGTCCCGCAGACGCTAAATCCGACCCTCGTCGTTACTACGCTGCAAGGTGTTACGCAGCATATTCCGCTGGGGCCTGTAGCATCGCTGGAGACGATCAAGCATATCGGTACGAACGGCGGCGGGTTCTTCGGCGTCAACTCGGCGCACCCGTTCGAGAATCCGAATGGCATTACGAATGTGCTTGAGATTCTCATGATGTGGGCGATGCCGGCATCGTTGCCCTATATGTTCGGGCGCTTCGCACGGAATACGAAGCAGGGCTGGGTTATTTTCACCGCCATGATGGCACTCTTCCTTGTCTTCCTCTCGCTCACTTACTTCTCGGAGAAGGCGGGTAGCCCTGCGATGAACGCCATGGGCTTCGATGCATCGCAAGGTAGCATGGAAGGCAAGGAGGTGCGCTTCGGCATCGCTCAATCCGCCTTGTTCACGACGGTGACGACCGCGGCCACTACCGGCAGCGTCAATAACATGCATGATACGCTCACGCCGCTTGGCGGTATAGCCCCGCTTGCCCAGATGATGTTGAACTGCGTATTCGGAGGCAAAGGCGTCGGGCTGATCAATATGCTGATGTACGCCATGCTGGGGGTATTCATCTGCGGGCTTATGGTCGGGCGGACGCCGGAATTTCTAGGCCGCAAGATTGAACCGCGCGAGATGAAGCTTCTCGCCATTGCCATCCTGGTGCATCCGTTGATCATTCTGGCTCCGACGGCGATAGCCTTCTTGACCGACCTGGGCAGCGGCTCGATAACCAATCCGGGCTTCCATGGGATTTCTCAAGTCTTGTACGAGTACACCTCTTCGGCCGCCAATAACGGGTCCGGTTTCGAAGGACTAGCGGATAACACGCCGTTCTGGAACATTACGACCGGATTGGTCATGTTCTTCGGCCGGTACATCTCCATGATGGCTATGCTAGCCGTCGCCGGATCGTTCGTCCGCAAGACGCATGTACCGGAGACGATCGGGACATTCCGTACGGATAATGCGCTATTCACGGGGATTATTATCGGGACGGTGCTGTTGATTGGCGCACTAACATTTCTTCCGGTCATTGCGCTGGGGCCGGTTGCGGAATATTTAACGCTTCGTTAA
- the kdpF gene encoding K(+)-transporting ATPase subunit F gives MIVTLILTLLVFMYLVYALIHPEKF, from the coding sequence ATGATTGTGACGCTTATCCTTACTTTGCTTGTATTCATGTATTTGGTTTATGCACTGATTCACCCGGAGAAGTTCTAG